The Bacteroidota bacterium nucleotide sequence CGTATTTCCCCGGAACTGAAATCGCCTTCCGGCCCGATGAGAACAACCACATCCTTCCCCTTATTATACGTCTCCTTCATCAGCAAATTCTTTTCATCATACCATGCAATTAATTTCTGAGAGTCTCTTTTCTCCTTTATGAAATTATTGAATCTGACCGGCTGATTCAATTCCGGTAAATACGCTTTAAGCGACTGCTTCAAAGCCGATACCAGTATCTTATTCAACCTCTCCGTATTGACAGTTCTTCGTTCGGAATGTTCGCAGATTAAAGGAGTGATTTCGTTGATACCAATCTCCGTTGCCTTTTCCAGAAACCATTCGAAACGATCGATGTTTTTTGTCGGTGCAATAGCAATATGAAGATGATAGTTCTTCTTTCCATATTCATTCTGAGCCGAGACAATCTGTATAGCACAGCCACGAATATTATCATCTGACAGGATGCCACTGAACAGGTTGCCATTGCCGTCGGTAAGGTAAATTGTATCTCCTTTTTTCAGCCGCAGTACCCGGATACAATGTTTTGATTCCTCAGGACTCAGTATGTAATTATTTTTCGAAATATCAGGTGTAAAAAATAGTTGCATGGGAGGTGATATTGAATAAAAGAACGCAAAGAAGATTTAATCGCAGGACTTTGCGACCTCTGTGCCTTCTTTGCGTCCTCTGCGGTTTAAAAAGAAATCGAACTTTCAGCTATTTAATAACTACTTTTTGTATCTTTTGCCAGTTGTGCCCAATCAGTCTTATCAGATAAATACCTTTTGGATAATTTGCCAGATCAAGACTTTCACTATAAACACCATCATGACCCGCAATCTTTTCTTTTTGAATTACCTGTGCCTGGAGATTCATTAATTCAACTTCAACCTCTCCAGTTACATTCCGTATAGAAATATGTATTTGATCTGTTGATGGATTAGGATAGATATCCATAACCGGTTGCTGGGGTGTGTTCG carries:
- a CDS encoding 16S rRNA (uracil(1498)-N(3))-methyltransferase; its protein translation is MQLFFTPDISKNNYILSPEESKHCIRVLRLKKGDTIYLTDGNGNLFSGILSDDNIRGCAIQIVSAQNEYGKKNYHLHIAIAPTKNIDRFEWFLEKATEIGINEITPLICEHSERRTVNTERLNKILVSALKQSLKAYLPELNQPVRFNNFIKEKRDSQKLIAWYDEKNLLMKETYNKGKDVVVLIGPEGDFSSGEIRMAREAGFVAVNLGNSRLRTETAGVVACHTINLLNE